The genomic DNA TGATTCCAAATCGCTTTGGATCCGTACAGTACCTGACACTCGATCGATCTGTTCGACGACCTCGAATCTTTTCGATCAAATATCCATCTTAATGCTTTGACAGTGGTTGGGGTTGAAATGAGTTTTTAGGGGCAATCGCTGGTGCACTCGATTTTTTCGATTGATTCCAATGCATTTTATTTCTAGTTTTCaaacaattgaaaatattcGTGTCATTCTCGAAGTTCTTGAAATCTTTTTCTTCATAAGAGTTTTAATTCTGTTTGAGGTTATTCTTTTGTTTAATTCAATTGTAATACAACTCGTTTGATACCAGCTCAGATTGAAGGTGGAAATAACAGAAAGAAGTTGATTACTGAAATTCATAGAGTCATTTATTACTTTGATGtctaagtaataataaataaaaccacATATATGATAAAAGATTTTGTTCCTTCCTTTTATCGACCCCCGTCGTTGACCGTTGTCGATGATAAAATTCTCTCTGTTCGACAATCACTGTTAAAAATGAAACCAGCTCGTGTGAATTTCGATCGATCGCTCAACGAACATCATTCACGTTAGATGTGTTTTACACAGCCGTgcttcaaagaaataataacaattcATTCATAACGAAACACAAATTGTACAACTGGACTTAACACATGTATACACGTATAATGGACGaacttatatatgtacatatatacactcTTATTAATCATGTCGACAATTTTGGTTTTCGCTCTCGTACTTATACACTATAATATTAAAACGTGTGTACGTAACATTAAACATATAGctagtattatacatatattccaTACATAAACAAATTTAAACTAGGAGTAAAAGAATGAAGATATAGACCGAGAAGGACtaaaggaataaaaatttattctaatacACGAATCTATTTTTCAGACATAATCTCTCTTTTATCCCGCTTTAAATAACTTCAATTACGATGCAATAATATCATACGTGTGCGTGCTTTAGTCAGAATAAGTAGTACAAAAACgtcaattatttaaaattatgaaaaaacaCGTACGCGTGGATTTATCATAAGTACCGGTGAGAAATACGAGTATACGCGGAAACTCGCAATAAAATCACAGTTAACGACTGGTCTATCTACATCCGGACCATAGTCAAAATGCTTTTAAGATGAGCTTAATAAAATGGTGTTGCGAACAACTAACAAGAAACGACTCGGAAATAATACATATTCTTACTCTCGTAcctatatatacttttacgaaaaAATTGGTTGATTAATTCGTTAAAAGTAATTATAGTTAAGATACGATCATATATGCTAATAGCATAAAACAAGAATACATTATATCCTCGAATTTTTTCTCGTTTGTCATTGGAAACACCATTCCCCGGGATAGTcgtaaatatgtaatttaatgtaTAATTCCCCGAATATTAACCATTATAAATTAAACCCCATAACAGAATAGAAATATCGCTTGCTTTTCACGAATTCGTATTTTTAGATCTTCAAGGTAGGTGATACGGTCGTTTGCTAAGAACGAGCCTGCTGTCCGTAGATCTCACTCTACGTTAGTCATTACCTGTttctttcatacaatttttacttgTACACGTTTATACAGAAGAGTTTTTTGGAATCTTGAGTAAAAAGTTTCAATCTGTCTACTTGCTTAGCCGAATGCGAATGAGTAGTTATTGAGCAAAATAAGATCTGACGGATACACAGGGCGCGCTGTTTTACGAAATATCTAATTTCTAAAAACCATAAGCGAAAACGGCTCGTACACTTAACCTACGCGATTCGTGTATTTTACGGGTTATTTACAATCGTAGAAATGATATATGGTAACGCTCGAGAGTCAAGAACGAGCAATGGGGCGTAAAGCGTGGACGGACCAAGCCATTTCCACCGACGTAGGTAAGTCGAGGCCTGTTCGAAATCAAAGGAGTAGAACAATAGATCGTAAGGCTTAGAGCTCGGAGAAAGGTGGCGCGCCAGAAGTGATCTCAAGAGCGCCGCGTCGCGGGTGTTCAAAAGCATTTTCTCGATATCATTCACGCAGGTCAAGATCTCTTTTGGTATTGATGACCGTAAAAGGTATATCTGCAATTAGAAAACATTATTTGAAAACAATACAGTTCATCTCACGGGAGGAGGGCACCGTCTATTCAAGTACAATTTGAGTATACAATGAAGCACATTCAATAAAGCAAAATGAATCCCGGGCCTAAACGGCTCTTTTGTTCCATCGTATTAATATGCTAATTCAATTATCCGCGTGGTTGCCGGAAAGCCTTTCCCGAACCCCGAATCGATCGACCTTGAAAATCACGCCTCCATTTCTCCTCCCACCTACGATCAGTAAACTAATTCGTAATCGGTAAAAAGATTCCCACGGTTGTGTCCCTTTGTGTGCGTTCAGTTCATCGATGTTTTTAGTATGTATCTCGTGTTTCAGCTCTCGAGCGCCaccgatataaatatattacgccATTTTCCCGCGTAGGAGATCATAAATGCGATCAGAAATATGATATGAACTGAATGTGATCACGATATACGATTTTTAAAAACTAAATTTGCACGATCCTACCTATTCTGATAGAGTTACATCATAATAGTTCGCGAACGAATCTCAAATTTTGTGTTTCATCTGTTTTTCTGCTTCTCttctcatttcaaattttattcctttttattcATTAATCTCTTCTTGCTCCAAGGATGTGTGCAAGTTTTCCGCCCCTTCTAACCTTCCTTTTTGTCTAAATCGGTGGGTTTAATATATCACGGGGACTGGTCGACGTAGCTGTTCCATATCCAACGTCGATGTAGCCGATGTAGGGACATGCTGATGGGACGATGGTATAGGAGTAGATCCTGGACTGCTTCCAGGACTGCTGGTCGTTGTCACAATACTTCCGGGGCCAGTTGCCGCCGAAGATTGAAACATTAAAGGTGGGTGAGGTGTAGTCGCAGGTACACTGTGGTGTCCAGTTGGAAATAGTGGTCCCAGATGAGACGCCGTCGTCGGATACGGCTTAGTTGGTGTCGTAGGTGTGGAATAGAGTCCCGTGTAGAAGCTACTGACTACTGCTGCCGCGGAAGCTGCGTTATTGTTGGCTACATCTGCTGCCGCGTTCGTCGATGGTGATCCTGTCCCACTACCAGCTACCAGTTTGCTGAAGTGGACGGCGTCGAAGGCGGATCCAAAGTAGGGCGGCAGGGGCGGATAATCGAGagggtgtgggtggtggtgagAAACCGAGGTGGCAGGTGCAGCGAAGTAAGGCGGTAATGGGAAACTGGCGAAACTACTTGAATTTAGTGACACTGTTTTACCATTACCAATGGATACTGCAATCTTTGGTTTTCTTCGTGGACGGTATTTATAGTCTGGATGTTGCTTCATATGCACGGCACGCAGGCGTTTTGCCTCGTCAATGAAGGGTCGTTTTTCCGCATCAGAGAGAAGCTTCCATTCCGCACCAAGTCGTTTAGATATTTCTGAATTATGCATCTTAGGGTTATCTAATgcaatcttttttctttgaatCCGAGACCATACCATAAACGCGTTCATAGGCCTCTTGATGTGTTGCTCCTGCGGTGTTAATGATTGTTGGTTTATGTCCTGGCCCATATGGTGAATGGAATGGAGGTCCATGCCGGAAAGAAACCCATAGCTGGGATGCTGTTGGTGAGAGCTTATCATACTCAATAGCCGTTATTATAAACGTGATAGATGGATGTGTTGTCAACTCGAATCGAACCTTTCGAATGTCTCTTTAACTTCGCACAACTGCTATATTCATCAAACTCAATGTCTTTGTTTACACACCAAACCACTAACGGAATTTTCTGTTGTTTTTCGTAAGTTTAAAAACACTGTATACAACtggcaaaagaaaagaaatacacGAAGAACGGAAAGGACAAACCTCCTAAGCGTAAGTAAACGAACTAAACAGGTGAACGTACGCGTTTCAACTGGCAATGTCGACTGAGCGTCGACTGACGAGCGACCGGTTTGTGATCTGCTGGGGGAATCCATTCttcctctctgtttctctctcttttctctgaTAGATGTTTCTCTATCCACCTGGATTTCGAGGGCGGAACCGACGCAGAGCGTCGTACGCCGCGCCCACAAACCGACCCTCTTCACGCTATTCGTCGAAGTTGCTTCGGTGCACACGTACGTGTTGTACCCTTTCTCCCTAGTAAACGACACCGACACACCAAACGAGGAACAGCAGCAACCCCTCTGAGCCGTAGCTGAACCGAGGAGGGCTGCTGCTGCCTCGGAGACCGCGAGCtgcaattattattatcgattacCTCGATACGATGAAGTACAAATAGCGTATAGGCTGCCCGTTATTGACTACCTCTGTTCGTGTACTGCTTTGCACGCCAACGGCGACGCGATATCGCGCGATAATTGGTTATGCTTATTCCCACCCCCGTTCATCCCTGCCGGCCCACCACGACGGCGACATGGAGTATTCTTGGTCAACGAGCTCGAGCACTTTCGAGTGGATTAGGTCTTTCGTTTCGATCATCGTGTATTCTCCTCCATCTGACCTCGAAAGAAGCGAGTCTCGACCAGCATTTATATGATTGTCGTGATTAGAGTCTGGAATCTTGTTACGTTGacattttcgtttcatttgtttcattatttgaaattttaatttttgtgctTTACTTATGGCTGGTTCGTAGGTAATATCTAACGGGGTAACAAGGAGGTACcgacctttttattttttgagcGAGGATTTTTAGCAGAATTATTTTTACTCTTCTGGAGATACATACAcaaactattttttaaattttcattttgcgCAGCGGGTATTAAAAATTCTTCctgttctatatttttcaatgacgaAATATCCATGATGCTAATTATTTTCCTTAATCAACAGTCATAAACGTTATTACTTCTCTTTCATCCTATCTAATGAAATTAATCGCGTTACAAGGCTAATAGTCTAACATAATTGCGAAGACGAAGCGTCGTTTCTTTGCCAGGCGACTAATTCAGGGTCGTCGTTTTGTCGAGTAATTAATCAGAATTCGTATGTTGGTGTCCTTCTTTCGCCCGGCAGAAACAATGAAAGGCAGAAATCTGCCGGTTCCTTTCCTGTGGGAAATCTGAGGAACAATGAAAAAAATCTCTCGACGACAGGCACTTGGATTAGAATGGAAAGCAACAGCGGCGAAAGGAGCGAGCGGTGCCCCTTTCCCAATCTCGACTCACCGCGCCCTCCGCTCCCAAAGGACATTCAGCAATGCGAACGAATAAAAGCTCCTGtgctctctccctctttctcctttccaCCCTTTCCGTCTCTCTCTATCGGTGAACTGCATTAGTCGTTTGTgcttttgtgtcgcggaggcgcGTACGCCTCGCTGCGGTGTCTCCTTACTTCGATTTTCAAATAATCGATTAAGCTTCCTCCGGCATTTTGGAACGAAGTGGCGGTCGACCGAACAGTATCGTATCGACTTAACGATTATTACTTCAAGAGTTATTCCAGTTATAACAATGAGATCGAACAGGACAATTTTTCTCGGTATATAATTTACGTATCTGCGGAGAAGTTTCTAGGAATGTTTTCCAgggaatattattttaaagagTTTTCGGAATTTATTCGTACGACCGTAGAGAATATTGCTGCGTATCTATTGTCTGGTCGTATAATAGCGAGAATCTGCCGAATAAAACTGCTATCAAAATCTGctgctatttaaaaaaatcgtcGATGGCGCTCGCCGAAGCGACGTGGAACGGGAGGATGACGTAGCGCCAATAAGAGAACGGTAAACAGAGGGAGGAAGCGATTATAGcgcaaaaaaaaagaggaaggagaGCGAGGAAAAGAGAGGAGCCGGACTCTTCCGGGGGAGGAAAAAAATCCGTCGGCGGATGGTCGCCATTCCGTCGGTCCGGATCCTGGGAAATACGTGCACGGTCCCCCGTGGACTCACACAAGTCGGCCAGGCTACCAATACACGTCCTATCTTTCTCTATGCAGTTAGGTGCAAATTGGTATTGAAAAATCTCGAAGTCAATTAAAACTCGAGATACAAAGGATTTGGCGAGACAAAATACCAATTATCTCATGTCCTCCGCCTCTGCCTGTCCCTTCGATTCCCTCCACCACCGCCCCCGAGGGGTGCAACGGGTTGGGCGGTGGGCGAACGAGGTGACTAGCGGAGGGGCTGAGAGCGCTTACAAGAATTCAATTCCATTAAGCATTGAAGTGAATAAAACGAGGCAGCTCAGCGTGGATGGGCATCTATATAACGCAGCTCGCATCTCGGTTATCTACCTAATAAAGGTTTGACTGCCACCCCCCGCTTATCCTCCTCTTTCTCCACCTCGTGGCCCCTGTCTCACCGAACCACCACCCTCTGCACCGGTTCTCCGCTACCCTCTACGACATAAAGCATGTGCCAGTGAGGTGTCTATGAGACAATCCCCCGGGATGACAATGCTTATCCCACGTATGAATGCCAGCGATGCTTCCTAGGTAATTTAAGTATAGCCTCCTCCCTCTTCTTCATCCACCCAATACACCCCAACCGCGTCACCCACTCTTTTCATCGTTTTACGTCATCCACCTTCAACCATTCGAGGAAACTGCATATCTTTAGGCGTGCACGTATGAAAACCTGTTGTCCTCGTTTAATGATTGCCATTAGGAACAAAATCTTTTCGCAGCCCACACCACTTTCCTCTTTCTCATCTCCCTcattctctgtctcttttctaCTATTTTTCAGTTAGATAAGCAGAGGCTCTTCGTTTCTTCGGATGCTGTGAATTTCGAATGAGTCTAAGATCCGTCTGGGGACTGCGCGTTAATGTTTTTGTACCCTATTGCCAAGGTCGATCTGAATGGTAGTGCCGCGAGAATCGCGGGACCCGAACAATCCCTGGCTTTTGTCTCACCGGAGATTACGATTTCGAGAGTGTAAGCTCGCGAATGAATTTCGCCTCGCGACTGATATATTTCTCTTTCCTACTCTTTCTTCTATCTACTcatttattcttctttcttacCCCGTTTGGTCTACCTTTAACTGCGATTTGATTGTGTTACTGGAACACTCACTGTGGAGAAACCAAAACAATTATATTGATTTCATCTTTGATTAAGTTATTCGCTTAATGTAGTATAAGTTCGAAGTCGAATGATCGATTAATTATGGTTAGAATAATTGGTCGGATGTATGAAATCAATGTGAATATGATGGGAAGCAATGAAATTAGCTTACTATGAAATGATCGAGCAACCCTGACTCAACTTTGACAAACTTCCTCCTTCCATAGTCAGAACCATAAAATAGGACTTTGCAAGTTCTACGTGTTAGTTTGATACATATCAATTGAGACTTATTTTTCAACTTGTAATCTTACATTAAAAACGGCTGAACAGGTAATTGACGCCACTATCTGTGGTACACATTTACTGCAATCCGCTAACGTATTAAGCGTCACTATTCCCATTCAAAGAATGCTCCTCTACTCGCAAATCGAATAGAAACGTCTACAAACCTTCATCCTTCCGGAGATCACGTGCATTGAGCGGGGGTAGTTCTCACTGAGGTAGCGAAATCCCGGCTAATTAGTAATCGTTCTCCGCCTCCGTTAAATCCGCAGGTGCTCATCCTATCTAGACAGGACGCCGAGCATGTAATTCGGATGCGCTGAATTATCCGCGCGACGTTTCAACGTTGATCCTGCAAATTAAGTCGACTGCTCGACTCGGCCAAGCTGTTAGAAGCAACCTCGTCACCGTGAAGGGGGATCCAAAGGGTGGCGGAGGATGGCTAAGGGATGGTAAAGAGGGGTTGGTCCTGGAAACAGGTGGGGCAAAACGGGAACGTAATCGCAGCGTACTTTGGGTGATTATAGGCAATCGTAAAAGTACCAGAAAGCGGCTGGTAAGAGGGAACAAGACAGAGAAGAGGGGTTGGCATACGGGGAGAGGCGTAGGGCGGAAGAAAGGAAGGTGGAGACGGGGCGAGGACGAGGGATACACGG from Bombus terrestris chromosome 11, iyBomTerr1.2, whole genome shotgun sequence includes the following:
- the LOC100644098 gene encoding transcription factor Sox-21-A-like, coding for MISSHQQHPSYGFLSGMDLHSIHHMGQDINQQSLTPQEQHIKRPMNAFMVWSRIQRKKIALDNPKMHNSEISKRLGAEWKLLSDAEKRPFIDEAKRLRAVHMKQHPDYKYRPRRKPKIAVSIGNGKTVSLNSSSFASFPLPPYFAAPATSVSHHHPHPLDYPPLPPYFGSAFDAVHFSKLVAGSGTGSPSTNAAADVANNNAASAAAVVSSFYTGLYSTPTTPTKPYPTTASHLGPLFPTGHHSVPATTPHPPLMFQSSAATGPGSIVTTTSSPGSSPGSTPIPSSHQHVPTSATSTLDMEQLRRPVPVIY